Proteins from a single region of Geothrix sp. PMB-07:
- the ilvC gene encoding ketol-acid reductoisomerase — protein sequence MATIHYEADLGLIRAKKVAIIGYGSQGHAHALNLKDSGVHVRVGLHAGSASRAKAEAQGLTVTSPAEAAAWADVIMVLTPDTGQGALYAESIAPNLTPGKTLMFAHGFNIRYGCIEPPAGVDVSLVAPKSPGHRVREVFVEGGGTPALVAIHQDASGQALAVALSYAAALGLTRAGVLETTFTEETETDLFGEKAVLCGGASALVKAGFETLVEAGYQPEIAYFECLHELKLIVDLMQRGGLSYMRYSISDTAEYGDYTGGPRLVTDQTKAEMKEILKEIQDGRYATAWIEENKTGRQWFEAQRAADYDHPLEVVGRKLRRMMPFLDPVESPAPAVKA from the coding sequence ATGGCCACCATCCACTACGAAGCCGACCTCGGCCTGATCCGCGCCAAGAAGGTCGCCATCATCGGCTACGGGTCCCAGGGCCACGCCCACGCCCTCAACCTCAAGGACAGCGGCGTCCACGTCCGTGTGGGCCTGCACGCCGGTTCGGCCTCCCGGGCCAAGGCCGAGGCCCAGGGTCTCACGGTCACCAGCCCCGCCGAGGCCGCGGCCTGGGCGGACGTCATCATGGTGCTCACGCCCGACACGGGGCAGGGTGCCCTCTACGCCGAGTCCATCGCCCCGAACCTCACCCCCGGCAAGACGCTGATGTTCGCCCATGGCTTCAACATCCGCTACGGCTGCATCGAGCCCCCGGCGGGCGTGGATGTGAGCCTTGTGGCCCCCAAGAGCCCCGGCCACCGCGTTCGCGAGGTCTTCGTGGAAGGCGGCGGCACGCCCGCCCTGGTGGCCATCCACCAGGACGCCAGCGGCCAGGCCCTGGCCGTGGCGCTCTCCTATGCAGCCGCCCTAGGCCTCACTCGGGCAGGCGTTCTGGAGACAACCTTTACAGAGGAAACCGAAACCGACCTCTTCGGTGAGAAGGCTGTTCTCTGCGGGGGCGCCAGCGCCCTGGTGAAGGCCGGCTTCGAAACCTTGGTGGAAGCGGGCTACCAGCCGGAAATCGCCTACTTTGAGTGCCTCCACGAGCTGAAGCTCATCGTGGACCTCATGCAGCGGGGCGGCCTCAGCTACATGCGCTACAGCATCAGCGACACGGCCGAATACGGCGACTACACCGGCGGGCCCCGCCTGGTGACTGACCAGACCAAGGCCGAGATGAAGGAGATCCTCAAGGAGATCCAGGACGGCCGCTACGCCACGGCGTGGATCGAAGAGAACAAGACCGGCCGCCAGTGGTTCGAGGCCCAGCGGGCGGCAGACTATGACCATCCCCTGGAAGTGGTAGGCCGCAAACTTCGCCGCATGATGCCCTTCCTTGATCCCGTGGAATCGCCTGCCCCTGCCGTCAAGGCCTGA
- the ilvN gene encoding acetolactate synthase small subunit codes for MSQIHPHQVLVVYTDDEPGVLTRVASLIRRRGFNIHSLTVGPTERPGLSRMTIVVDSDAARVRQAVEHLRKLVNVLAVEPLADGPVVVRDLVLLRVSTALEVRSEVLQLAQVFRAAVVDIAEDSLVIECTGSLAKIDALVDAMRPYGILEMGRTGAVAMARGARPAAPVRPALPLRTGTSHEAMSV; via the coding sequence TCCCCATCAAGTCCTGGTGGTCTACACCGATGACGAACCTGGCGTCCTCACCCGGGTGGCCTCGCTGATCCGGCGGCGCGGCTTCAACATCCACTCCCTCACCGTGGGCCCCACGGAGCGCCCCGGTCTTTCGCGCATGACCATCGTGGTGGACTCGGATGCCGCGCGGGTCCGCCAGGCCGTGGAACACCTCCGCAAGCTCGTGAACGTGCTGGCGGTGGAGCCCCTGGCGGACGGTCCCGTGGTGGTGCGCGACCTGGTGCTGCTGCGCGTGTCGACGGCCCTGGAGGTCCGCTCCGAGGTGCTGCAGCTGGCCCAGGTCTTCCGGGCCGCGGTGGTCGACATCGCCGAGGACAGCCTGGTCATCGAGTGCACCGGCAGCCTCGCCAAGATCGACGCCCTGGTGGACGCCATGCGGCCCTACGGGATCCTCGAGATGGGCCGCACCGGCGCCGTGGCCATGGCCCGTGGCGCGCGCCCTGCGGCCCCCGTCCGCCCGGCCCTACCTCTGCGCACAGGCACCAGCCACGAAGCCATGTCTGTCTAA